The window GACAATTAATCGCTTGGCTTTCCCGTCAACCGCATGAATTTTGTGGCAAACCAAATCCGAGCATTTTTGAAACATTTGTTTCACAAAGGCTTCGTTTTGTTCGATAATAGACGTTACATCTTCCTTATCCAGAATAGTATCATCTCTTTCATCTATAATGGGTGGACTGCCGACTAACCATTTTCGTAACCATATCGTCACTGTAAAAATCCTTCCATTGACATTTATGCTATTTATAGAATGTCTTGGAAAACAGAAATTATCCGTATTTAATCATAAATAAAGGGTAACCTTTAGGTTACCCCCCAAAAAAAACATATAAATACTGTTAAAAAAGAGCTGCAGTTGTTATCAAGACCTAAATCCCAAAAAGCCATAAGAAACAACAGGAATGGAATAAAGTGCTCCAGTTTTCTACTTAAACACTCACAAATAAAATAAGCATTCACCCAATAGAGTGAACGCCTACTTATAAAACCCAAACCCACACTCTCTAGTTCATACTTTGCCTGAACTAAGCCTCTATGCTAGTCGGAATGATTTCTAACCATTCAAGCCGAACGAGAGCACCTTTAGCTTGAACTACAATACGATGTGCCCCTGGTTCAAGCGTGAACGGTTCTCTGATATTTGTGTTCTCGCCATCTACCGAGATTGCCAGACTTCCGTTTTCATCAAGCTCATTAAGGTGAATGTTGATCTCATAAACCGTGAAATCCGTAAACTTAGGAACATAAATTTCGTAGGCCAGCCAATCGCCTTCAGCTAAGTGTACTTCTAGGCGCTCATCCTCCTGCCATGCCTCTCCTTTACCATGCTCGAAGTTTGCTGTCTCCCTTGCACTTGCGACAAACCGAATGTCCGTGCAGTCATGGATGCGAAAGCCAACATTCTGATTCGATGGCTGCTGGATGCCATAACTGACACCTTCTCCCCGATACCCGTAGAAAATAGCAGGTATACGAACGGGAGGTCTGCTTAACAAGGCGTCAACAACATCGCGGTAATACACACATTGGTCGAAAGCTAAATTAGTTAGATATTCCCATAAGATTTGTTGTGCTGTTATCTCATCCGGCTTCGAACCACCCTCTAAGTAATCAACCAGCATCTGCCAATCACGGGGAACCTTAACGCTGCAAGGTGAATTATCTTTGCCCATCTTCTTCCAAGTCCAGAAATTCCAAGAGATATTGTTATCTTCAAAAAGGCGGAAAGCACCCGCGTACCATGCTTTGTTATTCTCGCCACCTTCACCCATATAAATGGGCACGTTCCACTCTTCACGCTTATCTAAGTAGACTCTAATGCTCTCCGTATCTGGATTATTCCAATATTTATGGAACTGCAGCATCAGATTATGATCGATTTTCTCCGTAAAAATCGACCAATCCGTTGCCCAATGGGCACCTTCTAGAATAATCAGGTGGCGATCGTCTACTTCTCTGATTGCCTTGACGATATCCCGGTAAAGAGGCATGACCTCACCGTTATACGTAGAGAACCAGTTGGGCAGCGGCTCATTGAGCAGATCATAGCCCGCAACAATCCACTCATTCTTGTAGTGCTCTGCGAGAAAACGCCATAGCTGAACAGTAAGACGCCTATTCTGTTCTTCTGTAAATAGCTCCGGCAAGTCCCGTTCAGAGTCGTCTATATTCGTACCCGTCTGGCCCCCAGGTGCCCCGTGTAGATCTAAAATCACATAAAGGCTGTGCTTACGACACCATCCGATAAGACGATCAATGAGTTTCATTCGATGCTCTTTCACCCGAAGAGGCTCACCGTCTTCAATTAAAAATCTTGCGTTTATTGGCACCCTAACCGAATTGAATCCTTCAGCGGCAATCTGTTGAATATCTGCTTCCGATGTGTGAACATCATAGTAAATGTCCCAAAATCTTTCGGCCTCCCGTTCCCCGATCAGCTCATGAATCATCTTTTCAATACGCCGCGGACGATCTCCTTTCTCCGGAAACATCCACATATAGCCCTCAGGGAGCAGCCAACTCCCGAAGCCGACGCCTCTTAGCAGCACCTCGCGACCTTCTCCGTTGACTAGTCTCTTCCCGTCAGCTCTAAGAAAGCCAACAACTTCGTTCTCACGAATTGAGCTCATTAGTTTTCACTCCTATCCCTTTATTGCACCGTCTGCAATACCCTTCATAATGTATTTTTGCAGTAATAAATAGAAGAGAACGACCGGCAGCATGGCCAGAATCAATGCAGACAAAATGGCAGACCAGTCATTATTCCCGTATTGACCGAACAGCATGTTGGTGGATAATAGCAAGGTATACGTCTTATAGTTTGTCAACATTAGTAACGGCAGAAGAAAGTCGTTCCATATCCATAACAGGTTTAAAATCGCTATCGTAGCCGTAATAGGCAGTAATAACGGAAATATGATGACAACATATAATCGGAACTCACCGCAGCCATCAATGACAGCTGCTTCATCCAGATCGCGGGGGATAGACTTCACAAAACCATGGTACAAAAAGATCGCAAAGGCGACACCCGTGCCTATATATATCAATCCTAGACCTGTCGTTGAGCCTTGCACGGATAGCGCTTTGGAAATTTTAGTCAGCGTTATCATAATAGAATGAAATGGTATCAACGTGGACATGACAAACAGCAGAAATATAAATGCACTTAACTTCCCAGGTGTCCTAGATAGTTTATAGCCAGCCATCGACGCGCATATAATAATGCCTAACAAGCCAACCGATGCGATATATACCGTATTTCCTAAGCTTCTAACAAAATTAGTCTTATGGAATGCGCCAATATAATTTCCTACTTCCAAATGGGTAGGCAGCGACAAAATATTATTCATCATGGCGCCTTCCGTCTTAAAAGAGTTCAGCAGTCCCATGTAGATCGGAAACAACGTAAATATGGCAGCCGCAATAAGGATCATCAGAATCATAAAGGAACCGATTCGCTTCATGATTCCACCTCTCTTCTCTTCATCAGCCACAGCTGAATCAAGGTGATCAAGAACACGACTAGAAATAATATCATCGCCTTAGCATTTGCGTACCCATATCGATTACTTGATTTAAATGCTTCTTCGAAAATGTTCAGTGCGATGACCTGCGTCGATCTGCCTGGACCACCGCCGGTTAACGAGTAGACAGCATCGAATGCTTTAAACGAGCCGTTAAGAGTAAGAAAGATACCGATCGTCAGGGCCGGATAAATCATCGGAAGCGTCACATAACGAAACGTTTTAAAAGCATTCGCTCCATCCATCGCAGCCGCTTCTTTCAGATGCTGGGGCACACCCTGCAAGGAGGCGATATAGATCACCATCAGGTAACCGACACCTCCCCACAGGGACACGATGACGATGGCGAAGAACGAATAAGCCGGATCACCGATCCAGGATTTATCCAAAAAGGAGAATACCGTATGTTCGGCTATATACGGAAGTACTTTAGTGAAAATAAATAACCACATAAAGCCGCCTATGATCAAGCTGATCATATTGGGCATGAAAAAAATCGTACGGAACCATACCTTGCTGCGGCGTCTGGATTCCACGAGAACCGCCAGAAGCAGAGCGATCGCATTCTGAAGCACAACCATGAACACGACATATTTAAGGGTGAAGCCTACCGACTTTAGGAAGAACGGGTCCGCAGTCAATGCCTCGATGTAATTAGCCAATCCCACCATCCGATACGTGCGATTCAGTCCGTTCCAATTCGTAAGGCTGTACCATGCGCCCCCGAATGCGGGGGCGAGTACGAATACAGCGTAGAATAATAGAGCGGGAAACACGAAGGCTAATAGGATGACCGTCTTTTTTCGTTTCGTTGTCATTAGCCTATTCTCACTCCCGGTCACCATATATAGCCATGCTATTGCTGACCCTTAATCGCGTCTGCCCATTTTTTATCCAGCGCTTTGATAATCTCGTCTTTCGTTACTTGCTTCGCGTAGTAGCTTTGCAGCAGCTTCGCTTGTTCATCCGTGATGCCATTAGGGAGAGACAAGTCCTGATAAGCCTTCCCTTGAGAAACGTAGGTCATCGCTTCATCGATCCAAGGGAATGATTTATACGTGTGAACCTTAGATACGGGATTGAACTTCAATTCTTGGAACAAGGCTGACGAATCCTTCGCATCAAGGATGTAATTTAGAAGATCCATGGCAACCTCTTTATTCTTGCTTGTTGGAGATACCGCTAGAGACGTGGACGTTGATAGGTTAATCATCGTACCTTTCGGGTTATTGCTCACTGGAAGCGGTGCTACACCGAATTCGATTTTCGGGTTAACCTTCTGAATCGCTTCTGCTTGCCACGGACCTTGAACCCACATTGCCGCTTTTCCGTTAGCGAAATCGGTTGAGCCCTGGGCGCTGCCTACTTCAAATGGCTTATCTGTCCCATTTTGCATAACAATATCAATAATATTGAATACGTCCTGGACGTCTTTGTAGGAGGCTTCACCCTTATTCATCTTTTGAATCCAATCCGGATGCTCCGAATTCACAATCCCACCGAGCGACAGCGCCATGATCAGCTGCGGAATCCATGCCTCTTGAAAAGACAACTCGAATGGTGTCACTTTATTCGCCTTCAGCTTCTCAATAACCGCTTTCATTTCATCTAATGTTTGAGGAGCTTTCAAGCTTAAATCATTGAACACTTTTTTGTTGTACAAGTATCCCCATTCCAAGCTTTCAAGCGGTAATGCTACTATTTTTCCGTCAAAGGTTACCGTCTTTTTAACGTTATCGAACAGGCCTGCCGCAAACGGCTGATTGGATAAATCACTCAAGTAACCGGCTTTGTAATAACTAGGTACGTCTGCTACAGCGTGTAGGGTGAACAAATCCGGCGCATCATTGGAAGAAAGGCGAGTCTGCAAGATTTGCTTGGCTTGGTCAGGATTCGGCATTTCAAGATTGATGGTGACATCAATATTTTTTTCAGCTTTTTCCTTTGCCTTAAATTGTTCAAAATACTTGTTAAATTGATCCTTAAACCGTGGAAAGCCCATAAATACTTTCAATTCAACTTTCTTCGCTGGTGTAGATGCTGCCGGTTTCGAGTCTGCCGGAGCCGGCGTAGCCTCTACCGCACCGTTACTTGAGTTGGAATTTGTGCCGCAACCGACCATCGCTCCCAATAAGGTAACACTTAGCATTAAGTGAAGCGCTTTCTTCATTCTTCATTTCCCCCTAAAGAAGATTAGTAACTACAATTTCAGTATAGAGGAGAAGGGTTTTATGAATCATTTGATGTTATTAGCATTCGTTATTGCACTTTATTGATTCCGAGCTACTCCTTACGCATTTCCCCTGGTGTGAGTCCGAAATGTTTCTTAAACACGCGATAAAAGTAAGCAATATCCATATAGCCAGTTAGCTCTGCTACTCGTTTGATGGCAAGTCGTTGATCCATGATTAATTCCTTAGCTTTCTCCATCCTCTTACGAACGATATAATCGGATAAATTTTCCCCGATGGAAGCCTTAAATGTTCGACTTAGATGCTCCTTGCTCACAAAAAAATGATGAGCGACCGTCTCAAGAGAAATAGTTTCTTGGTAGTGGCGGTCAATGTAAGCCTGTACGTCCTCGGGGGCTAATCGATTTTTATTTTTGCGGTACGCCTCTATGGCATCTATTGCATCAATTAACCAATCACGCAGGATGGTATGAATCTCTCCTAAAGAGTACCCACTTAACAACGCAGCACGTTTACGTCGCTCTTCGATCCAAGCTGCATCCAAACCATAATCCGTACCAGCTGTAAACTCTTCCAGCAAGTGCAGAAAATCATGCGCAATTCTAGCCGGTAATCTCCCATCTTGCGTCACTGTATAACCTTCGGATAAGAGGTCCTCTATCTTTTCCATTGTATGGAGCACAGCGGGGCGATTAAGTTCCAAGAGATACTCATAAACCTGCTGCCGGTAATTCAAATAGGTGTCCAGCATCTTTTTATCCGTAAAGACGTGCGTATCCCATGAAGTTGGTATTTGTAGTGAAGCCTGCAGCTCTTCCACGCACCGAGAAAGGGCATCGTTCAATTCGACTGGATTAATCGGCTTCAAAAGGTATTCGATGGCACGGGAACGTATCGCCTGCTTCAAATAAACGAAATCGTCAAAGCCACTCATCACGATTATTTTAACTTCGGGGTATCGCTCGTTTAATACCTTCAGGAGCTCCACACCGTCCAGTCCCGGCATTCGCATATCGGTGATCACGATGCTCGGATGCAGCGTCTCAATCAGAACGATTCCTTCCCGCCCACCATCTGCTTCCCCAATGATATTCAGTCCAAGTTTGTTCCAAGCTCCCAATGATCTAACGACTTGTCTGGCCCAAAGCTCGTCATCGATGATCAATACGTTCAGCATCCGTTTCTCCCCCTTCCTCCTGCGTCACAGCAGCCATTACTAATACAACCAAGGTCCCTACCCCTGTCTTGCTAAATATTCGAACACCGCAGCCCTTGCCGAATTGCAGCTTGAGTCGTGCATGCACATTCCTTATTCCGATTCCCCTTTTCTTTCTTACATCGTTGTTCCTTGCTCGAGGCGCCAGTCGTCCATCTCTCAAATCCGATCGCAAATCGCTTAGACGCTGCTCGTCAACGCCTACCCCGTCATCCTTAATGAAGATAAAGACTCGTTTATCTATCAGCCTTATCCGAATCTCGATATTCCACTTGCCTTCCTTACGCTGCAGTCCGTGTTCAAACGCATTCTCGAGAATCGGTTGGAGTGTGAATTTAGGAAGCCTTGCGGTAAGTGCCCTCTCATCTGTAGATACATGCATACAGCAACGATCTGCGAAGCGTTGTTCCTGAATATAGAGGTAATTCCGCATATGCTTGATTTCGTCTTCGAGAGGTACCAAATCACCATCTGCGCTAATGGAATAACGTAATAGCTCCCCCATTACCCGGGTAATTTCATAAATTTCAGGCGCACCCTTCACCAATGCCAT is drawn from Paenibacillus sp. V4I7 and contains these coding sequences:
- a CDS encoding cellulase family glycosylhydrolase; protein product: MSSIRENEVVGFLRADGKRLVNGEGREVLLRGVGFGSWLLPEGYMWMFPEKGDRPRRIEKMIHELIGEREAERFWDIYYDVHTSEADIQQIAAEGFNSVRVPINARFLIEDGEPLRVKEHRMKLIDRLIGWCRKHSLYVILDLHGAPGGQTGTNIDDSERDLPELFTEEQNRRLTVQLWRFLAEHYKNEWIVAGYDLLNEPLPNWFSTYNGEVMPLYRDIVKAIREVDDRHLIILEGAHWATDWSIFTEKIDHNLMLQFHKYWNNPDTESIRVYLDKREEWNVPIYMGEGGENNKAWYAGAFRLFEDNNISWNFWTWKKMGKDNSPCSVKVPRDWQMLVDYLEGGSKPDEITAQQILWEYLTNLAFDQCVYYRDVVDALLSRPPVRIPAIFYGYRGEGVSYGIQQPSNQNVGFRIHDCTDIRFVASARETANFEHGKGEAWQEDERLEVHLAEGDWLAYEIYVPKFTDFTVYEINIHLNELDENGSLAISVDGENTNIREPFTLEPGAHRIVVQAKGALVRLEWLEIIPTSIEA
- a CDS encoding carbohydrate ABC transporter permease; translated protein: MKRIGSFMILMILIAAAIFTLFPIYMGLLNSFKTEGAMMNNILSLPTHLEVGNYIGAFHKTNFVRSLGNTVYIASVGLLGIIICASMAGYKLSRTPGKLSAFIFLLFVMSTLIPFHSIMITLTKISKALSVQGSTTGLGLIYIGTGVAFAIFLYHGFVKSIPRDLDEAAVIDGCGEFRLYVVIIFPLLLPITATIAILNLLWIWNDFLLPLLMLTNYKTYTLLLSTNMLFGQYGNNDWSAILSALILAMLPVVLFYLLLQKYIMKGIADGAIKG
- a CDS encoding carbohydrate ABC transporter permease codes for the protein MTTKRKKTVILLAFVFPALLFYAVFVLAPAFGGAWYSLTNWNGLNRTYRMVGLANYIEALTADPFFLKSVGFTLKYVVFMVVLQNAIALLLAVLVESRRRSKVWFRTIFFMPNMISLIIGGFMWLFIFTKVLPYIAEHTVFSFLDKSWIGDPAYSFFAIVIVSLWGGVGYLMVIYIASLQGVPQHLKEAAAMDGANAFKTFRYVTLPMIYPALTIGIFLTLNGSFKAFDAVYSLTGGGPGRSTQVIALNIFEEAFKSSNRYGYANAKAMILFLVVFLITLIQLWLMKRREVES
- a CDS encoding ABC transporter substrate-binding protein, with protein sequence MKKALHLMLSVTLLGAMVGCGTNSNSSNGAVEATPAPADSKPAASTPAKKVELKVFMGFPRFKDQFNKYFEQFKAKEKAEKNIDVTINLEMPNPDQAKQILQTRLSSNDAPDLFTLHAVADVPSYYKAGYLSDLSNQPFAAGLFDNVKKTVTFDGKIVALPLESLEWGYLYNKKVFNDLSLKAPQTLDEMKAVIEKLKANKVTPFELSFQEAWIPQLIMALSLGGIVNSEHPDWIQKMNKGEASYKDVQDVFNIIDIVMQNGTDKPFEVGSAQGSTDFANGKAAMWVQGPWQAEAIQKVNPKIEFGVAPLPVSNNPKGTMINLSTSTSLAVSPTSKNKEVAMDLLNYILDAKDSSALFQELKFNPVSKVHTYKSFPWIDEAMTYVSQGKAYQDLSLPNGITDEQAKLLQSYYAKQVTKDEIIKALDKKWADAIKGQQ
- a CDS encoding response regulator, with product MLNVLIIDDELWARQVVRSLGAWNKLGLNIIGEADGGREGIVLIETLHPSIVITDMRMPGLDGVELLKVLNERYPEVKIIVMSGFDDFVYLKQAIRSRAIEYLLKPINPVELNDALSRCVEELQASLQIPTSWDTHVFTDKKMLDTYLNYRQQVYEYLLELNRPAVLHTMEKIEDLLSEGYTVTQDGRLPARIAHDFLHLLEEFTAGTDYGLDAAWIEERRKRAALLSGYSLGEIHTILRDWLIDAIDAIEAYRKNKNRLAPEDVQAYIDRHYQETISLETVAHHFFVSKEHLSRTFKASIGENLSDYIVRKRMEKAKELIMDQRLAIKRVAELTGYMDIAYFYRVFKKHFGLTPGEMRKE